CGGATATAAGTGATAGCTCCTGTTCAATTTCGGGGATATGCCTGTGAACTCCGCCCACCTTGTAAGCCTTAAAGCCCTCATTGACCTCACAGAAGTGGGTCGTAAGAGACAGACCCCTTCCGGCTCCCGTAACCCCTGATTTCGAATCGATTATGATCGAATCTTCTTCTATCAGGCGGTTTTTGAGTAGCGGGGCAAGAGCCAGGATTATGCTCGTGGGGTAACATCCTGGATTGGCGACGAGTCTTGCAGAAGCAATCTCACGGCGATAAAGCTCAGGAAGCCCGTAAACGGCGTCTTTCAAAAGGTCCGGGCTCGTGTGAGGTTCATACCACTGTTCATAAACGGCGGCATCCCTTATCCGAAAATCCGCACTCAGATCGATTACTCTGACCCCCTTTTCAACCAGCCCGGAAACGGCCTTCATCGATGCACCGTGAGGCAGGGCAGAAAAGACGACGTCAACCCCTTTTTCGAAGACGGGATCGTCGGGCAGGACATAACGAAGATCCACGAATTTTCTGAAGGCCGGATAGTGTTCAGAAACGGCAGATTCCTCCTGAGCTCTGGAAGAAACGGCGACAATCTTTACCTCCGGATGTGTTGCAAGCAACCGAATTAGCTCAAAGCCCGTATATCCGGAGCCGCCGAGAACACCGACCTTCAGCACCTTTATCCCCCGGTATTAAAAAAATGAAAAAGGCACATCTCCGTGCCCCTTTCAAACCAGCAATAACCCTTCGACCTGTGCCAAGACTAACGCTTCGAGAACTGACAAGCCCTCCGGGCACCTCGCAACCCGTACTTCTTGCGTTCCTTCACCCGGGCATCCCTGGTAAGAAGACCGGCGCTTTTAAGAACATCCCGAAACTCAGGGTTATATTCCGCAAGAGCCTTCGCTATCCCGTGTCTCAGGGCACCTGCCTGCCCCGATTTGCCACCGCCCTTAACCGTAGCATAAACATCGATTTTCCCATAAGTGCCGGTAAGCATCAAAGGCTGATAAATCAGCATCTTGCTGGTTTCACGCTCTATATATTCGTCCAGAGGCTTCTTGTTCACCGTTATTGTGCCGTTACCCGGAGAAATCCACACACGAGCCACCGCTGTTTTTCGCTTGCCCGTAGCATATACCCTTTGATCGGCCATGCGCTCTCACTCCCCTGCAATTATAATTGTACAGGCTCAGGCTGCTGAGCCTCATGAGGGTGTTCAGGGCCGGCATAGACTTTCAGCTTTTTCAGAAGCTTACGGCCCAACCTGTTCTTCGGAAGCATTCCCTTGACGGCATAATAGATAAGGCGCTCGGGATGCTCTTCTCTCATCTTTTTCGCGGTGGTGGCCTTCAGCCCGCCAATGTAACCGCTGTGACGATAGTAAATCTTTCTGTCCCACTTACGGCCTGTCAATCGAACCTTCTCGGCGTTAATAACCACAACAAAATCACCCAGATCGACATGGGGCGTAAAATCGGGAAGGTGCTTCCCTCTTAACCTTGCCGCAATCTTGCTCGCCAGTCTTCCAAGCACCTGACCTTCCGCATCCACAAGTATCCATTTACGCCTGTTCGGATCGAATTTAGCACTTTCGGTCTTCATCTTCTCAACCCCATTGATTGTAAAAATTCCCTCTTCACTCGGAATTTCTGCTTATAAGAAATCCCCCTTTCTTTGTCAACCGTGCCGTTGGGCAAGTTCGAAAAAATTTTCCGCTTTTAACAGGGCTTTTATTGAGGTAACAAATTAGGGCTGATGGTGGAAAGTTCAAAGGCAAATTACCTTAAAACCTTTGGCGAAGATATGAAAATAGTCTATCTTTCCAGGTCGGTTATTCCCTCCAGGGCTGCGAATTCGATCAACGTAATGAAGATGTGCCATGCCATGGCATCTCTGGGACATGACGTAACCCTCCTGGGTCATTTTAAAACCGACGAGATAAAAGCCTGTTCTTTCTACGGAGTTACGCCAATTTTCAGGTCTTTAAGCATTCCGTCCATCTCCGGTCATGCGACGGACGGACCTTATATTTTCGGTTCATGGATACGCGCCTTAGAACTAAAGCCGGACCTGGCTTACGGCAGATCTCTTGAAACCTGCCTCCTTACCGCTCTTTCGGGAATTCCCACCCTATTCGAAGCCCACAAATTTCCGAAAACGGTTCTCGCAAACTTCTGCGCAAGGCTTCTCTTCCGGCTTCCTGCTTTTGTAGGTCTCGTGGTTATAACCAAAAAACTGGCGGAACTTTTCGTTCGGCAGGGCTTTCTGGATCCTCCTAGAATTCTGGTTGCTCCAAGCGGTGCCTGCCATCACGAAAGCAACAACAGTTCACGCAGTAAAATCCTCGAAATGATTCCTCCGGAAGCCAGGAATTTCGACCTCCAGGTGGGTTACACGGGACACCTCTACCCGGGGAAAGGTATGGAAATTATCTCGCAACTCGCCCCTCTAGCCCCCTGGGCTTACTTCCACATCATCGGGGGACGGGATGAAGACGTAAGCTTCTGGAAAGCCAGAATTGGCCGCCTTCCGAATGTTCACTTCTACGGCTTTGTTCCACCGTCACTGGCTCCCGCATTCAGGGAAATCTTCGAAGTTGCTCTGGCACCTTACCAGAAAAAGGTTAGAAACAGCGGAACCGGAATTGATACAGGAGACAACATATCTCCCCTGAAAGTTATAGAATACATGTCGGCGGGCCTGCCTGTGATGGCATCCAATCTCGAATCCATAGGAGAGATCATCCGGCATGGAGAAACGGGTTTTCTCATCCCGCCCGACGATATAGATGCCTGGCTCAGGTGCCTCAAGCACCTAAGAGATAATCCAGAAGAACGAAAGAAGATAGGGCTCAGGGCAAGATCGGTTTTTCTGGAGTCTTACACCTGGGATGCCCGCGCCCGGAAGATACTGTCCTTCGTGCAAGCTTATCTACCGGCGGCATCCGCATCGTCCACAAGGAATTCTATTTCCGACGGATCCGGAGGTGCAAGGCCGAATTCCTCGCGGGCAATCCTTTCGAGTTCAGAATAGGCGGTAATTCGCTCCCATTCCAGCCGCAGTTTTTTCTGAACGCGCATTGCCGTTTCAATGTCTCTGGAAATCCTGGCACACTCATAACCGAGCCTTATGGTTTCCGTCCTCACCCAGACCAGCGCAATGGCCATAAAAGTTACGACAAAAATCCCAAAAATCGAAAAAAGGAGACGCTTTCGGCAGGTCATGGCCCAACCTTCCGAATTGCCCGTAATCTTCCGCTTCTCGCTCGAGGGTTTTTATAGACTTCCTCAGGCGACGGGAAAAGGGCCTTTTTCGTGAGAATCTGCACTCCCGGTTTATTCCCGCAGGTACACATCGGGGCTTCCGGCGGGCACCTGCACGGCTGAGCCCACTCTCTGAAAGCTCTTTTCACCATTCTGTCCTCAAGAGAGTGAAAGGACAGGATGCACAAGACGGCTCCCGGTGCCATAACATCGAGGATCCTGGACAGGAAGTCCCGAAGGGCTCCCAGTTCATCGTTAACGTAAATTCTTAGAGCCTGGAACACCCTCGTAGCCGGGTGAATTCTCGAACGGGACTCCCTTGCAGGAATTGCCGATTTTACGACCTTCACCAGCTCCTGCGTTCTTTCTATGGGTTTTTCTTTGCGATGTGCAACAATAGCCCTGGCTATCCTCCTCGCATAACGCTCTTCACCATATTCGGAAAAAATTCTGGCAAGCTCGTGCTCCGACAGGTTGTTTACGACATGGGCAGCCGTCAGATGATCCTCCGGGTTCATCCTCATGTCCAGAGGACCATCACTCATGAAGCTGAATCCCCGCTCCGGGTCATCCAGCTGATCAGAAGACACTCCGAGATCCAGCACCGCACCGTGTATTCTGTCCACTCCCACCCGGGAAACTATTCTGTCAACGTATCGAAAATCGGCATGTAAGAGATAGAGCCTTCCGGCACGGATGTACCGGTCAAAGCGCCTCCTGCAGTTTTCAAGGGCATAAGGATCCTTATCAACCCCTATGACAACCCCCCAGGGAGAGGTTGCCCGAAGCAAGGCGTCCGCGTACCCTCCTGCTCCAAGCGTCCCATCGAAGAAAAAGGCTTTTTGGTTATCAGGTCGCTGGGCGGTCAGCAGGAATTGCAAAACCTCATTTACCATAACCGGAATGTGTTTCGGTCGGCCTTCTATTCCTTCGCTGCCGGAGCCTTCGCTCTTTTCGCTGCAAAGGGGCTTCTGTGCTTCTCCCATATTCTTACTCTCCTCACCCGAAATCCTTCTTTACGAACCACCTGAAGGTGATAATCACCGATCACAACGACCTCCCCAACCTCGGGAAATCGGTCGAGTACGCTTATGATAAGCCCGGCCACCGTTCTCGCCATTGCTTCCGGAAGCTTCATGTCCAGATAGCGGTTCAGGTCTCTTACAAGGATGCTCCCGTCAACAACGACGGAACCGTCCGCAAGGTGAATGATCTTTCCGGCTTCGGCATCATGCTCGTCCGCTATATCGCCGACGATCTCCTCGAGAACATCTTCAAGAGTGACCAGGCCTATCACATGACCGTATTCATTAACCACAACGGTCATGTGGGAACGCTCTTTCTTGAAAAAGGCAAGCTGATCCCTGATGGTTCGAAATTCGGGAGCAAACTGAGGGGGTCGCAAAAGAGATTCCAGACTAACCGACTCCGCACCTTTTCCGTAAAAACTCAAAAGAACGTCCTTTACGTGAATGAACCCGACGACATTGTGAAAGTCGCCCTTATAAACGGGATAGCGGGAAAAGTTGGTCTTCTCTATGGTGCTCATCACTTCTTCAAGAGGGGCTTTCAGGTCGAGGCAAACCACATCTCTCCAGGGAACCATTATGTCCCCCAGGGTAATGCGATCAAGGAGGAGAACACCCAGCAACATGTCCTGTTTTTCCCTTTCGACCCCGGCTTCCTCAACGCCCGTTTCTATAAGTGCTTCCAGCTCTTCTTCGGTAAGCCCCCCACCTTCACCTTGCGGGGTCAGACCAATCGATTTTATTAAAAGCATGGAAAGAAAAGTAAGGAGTTTTACAACGGGATAGCAGAGTCGGACGAGAAGACTCATAAGGGGTGCAACGATAATGGAGATCCTGTCTGCGTGATAGGCCGCAATGGTCTTGGGCGTTATTTCTCCAAAGACCAGCAGGCCTACTGTCACCGCAAAGGTGGCATATAGAACCCCTTCATTTCCGAAAATTCGAATCGCCAGAGCGGTGGCCATGGCAGAAAGGGCAACGTTGACCAGATTGTTGCAGAGCAGAAGAGTGCTGATAAACTTCTCCGGCTCGTCGAGAAGTTCCTTCACCTTCCGTGCCCCGGGGTTCGATTTGCTCAGATACCCCATTCTGAACCTGTTTGCAGCCGTGAAAGCGGTCTCCGAACCGGAGAAGAAGGCCGATAGAGCGAAAAGCGAAAGGAAGGCCAGTCCGTAGAAGCCCAGGTTAAAAAACCCTTCTTTCATCACACCTCCGGATTAGGGAAAAAATGTTCTTGACTTCATGAATTAATTTTACGATCAATGAATAACCATTCATTGATGAAAAGCAAAGATCATGTACGGGGGGAGAGGAATAATGTTCGAGCAGAGGACGCTTTCTCGAAGAGAAAGAGAAAGGTTGATTCATCGCCAGGAAATTCTCGATGCCGCCCTTGAGCTTTTTGCTCAGAAAGGCTTTTACAATGTCACAATGAAGGAAATAGCAGAGCGTGCAGAATTTGCCGTCGGTACGCTCTACAAATTTTTCCAAAGCAAACAGCACCTTTACAAATCTCTTATCCTCGAAAGAACCATACACTTTCACAACACCCTGATCAATGTATTAGATGAAGAAATGGACGACCCACTGGAGCAGATCGAAAAGTTTATTATGACCAAGATGGGTCTCCTAGGAAAACATATTGCCATCATCAGGCTTTATTTTACTGAGATATACCGGGTAAATCCCACAATCAAGGCCGATCTGGAAGCCGAGCTTACACGGATGAGGCGGGAATTCAGAACAAAACTTTCGGCACTTATGGAACGCGCAATTAACGCAGGCCTTATCAGGAGAAGCGATCCCATGCACATGGCCATGGCTCTTGACGGCCTTATGAAGGGCTTTGTTTTCGGATATCTGGAAGAGTCCTTCGGTAAGGATCCGTCGGAAATAGATTACGAGAAGCTCGAAAAGCTCTTCGCAGAGGACTACGCAAAAACCGTTCGAGAAGTATTCTTCAAAGGCGCCCTCGCCTCAACGGCCGCATAGACGGAGTAGGATTTATGAAAGGGGCTGTGAGTTTTCTCTTCATTCTGCTTTTTCTGTACTCCTCCGGCAGTCTTGCCCAGCAGACTGCTCCTCAGGCAGTTCTGGTCGAAGGATACAGGGTTATCAGCCGGGAAGTAAACCCGCCGGAGGAATTCGTCGGACATGTGGAAGCAATACAGTGGGTGGACCTCTATGCACGGGTTGAGGGTTTCATCGAAAAGGTTAATTTCAAAGAAGGCTCCATGGTAAAGGCCGGGGATCTTCTCTACATCATAGAGCAAGCACCCTACAGGGCCAGAGTTGAAGCTGCCCAGGCCACCGTTAAGGAAGCCGAAGCAGAACTCGAAAAGGCGCGCCGCCGGCTCAACAGGCTACGCCGTGCAAGACCTGAGAGCGTAAGTGCCACCGACATTGACGATGCCGTTACGGCCGAAATGGCCGCAAGGGCCCGCCTTGAAGAAGCCAGGGCGCAACTGGAGCTGGCGCTGATCGATCTGGGATATACCGAAATCAGGGCACCAATTGACGGACGAATAGGCAAAACGAGATATACGGCA
This Thermodesulforhabdus norvegica DNA region includes the following protein-coding sequences:
- the argC gene encoding N-acetyl-gamma-glutamyl-phosphate reductase; protein product: MLKVGVLGGSGYTGFELIRLLATHPEVKIVAVSSRAQEESAVSEHYPAFRKFVDLRYVLPDDPVFEKGVDVVFSALPHGASMKAVSGLVEKGVRVIDLSADFRIRDAAVYEQWYEPHTSPDLLKDAVYGLPELYRREIASARLVANPGCYPTSIILALAPLLKNRLIEEDSIIIDSKSGVTGAGRGLSLTTHFCEVNEGFKAYKVGGVHRHIPEIEQELSLISGKEIRVTFTPHLVPMSRGILSTLYVVPREGVKAGEIDEAYRTMYADEPFVRLVGSGEMPSTLQVRGSNFCDIGWKLDGRSGRLIVVSAIDNLTRGASGQAVCNMNIMFGIPETTGLFYVPWQP
- the rpsI gene encoding 30S ribosomal protein S9 — its product is MADQRVYATGKRKTAVARVWISPGNGTITVNKKPLDEYIERETSKMLIYQPLMLTGTYGKIDVYATVKGGGKSGQAGALRHGIAKALAEYNPEFRDVLKSAGLLTRDARVKERKKYGLRGARRACQFSKR
- the rplM gene encoding 50S ribosomal protein L13, which produces MKTESAKFDPNRRKWILVDAEGQVLGRLASKIAARLRGKHLPDFTPHVDLGDFVVVINAEKVRLTGRKWDRKIYYRHSGYIGGLKATTAKKMREEHPERLIYYAVKGMLPKNRLGRKLLKKLKVYAGPEHPHEAQQPEPVQL
- a CDS encoding glycosyltransferase, encoding MVESSKANYLKTFGEDMKIVYLSRSVIPSRAANSINVMKMCHAMASLGHDVTLLGHFKTDEIKACSFYGVTPIFRSLSIPSISGHATDGPYIFGSWIRALELKPDLAYGRSLETCLLTALSGIPTLFEAHKFPKTVLANFCARLLFRLPAFVGLVVITKKLAELFVRQGFLDPPRILVAPSGACHHESNNSSRSKILEMIPPEARNFDLQVGYTGHLYPGKGMEIISQLAPLAPWAYFHIIGGRDEDVSFWKARIGRLPNVHFYGFVPPSLAPAFREIFEVALAPYQKKVRNSGTGIDTGDNISPLKVIEYMSAGLPVMASNLESIGEIIRHGETGFLIPPDDIDAWLRCLKHLRDNPEERKKIGLRARSVFLESYTWDARARKILSFVQAYLPAASASSTRNSISDGSGGARPNSSRAILSSSE
- a CDS encoding cell division protein FtsL, which codes for MTCRKRLLFSIFGIFVVTFMAIALVWVRTETIRLGYECARISRDIETAMRVQKKLRLEWERITAYSELERIAREEFGLAPPDPSEIEFLVDDADAAGR
- the rsmH gene encoding 16S rRNA (cytosine(1402)-N(4))-methyltransferase RsmH, coding for MGEAQKPLCSEKSEGSGSEGIEGRPKHIPVMVNEVLQFLLTAQRPDNQKAFFFDGTLGAGGYADALLRATSPWGVVIGVDKDPYALENCRRRFDRYIRAGRLYLLHADFRYVDRIVSRVGVDRIHGAVLDLGVSSDQLDDPERGFSFMSDGPLDMRMNPEDHLTAAHVVNNLSEHELARIFSEYGEERYARRIARAIVAHRKEKPIERTQELVKVVKSAIPARESRSRIHPATRVFQALRIYVNDELGALRDFLSRILDVMAPGAVLCILSFHSLEDRMVKRAFREWAQPCRCPPEAPMCTCGNKPGVQILTKKALFPSPEEVYKNPRARSGRLRAIRKVGP
- a CDS encoding HlyC/CorC family transporter, with the protein product MKEGFFNLGFYGLAFLSLFALSAFFSGSETAFTAANRFRMGYLSKSNPGARKVKELLDEPEKFISTLLLCNNLVNVALSAMATALAIRIFGNEGVLYATFAVTVGLLVFGEITPKTIAAYHADRISIIVAPLMSLLVRLCYPVVKLLTFLSMLLIKSIGLTPQGEGGGLTEEELEALIETGVEEAGVEREKQDMLLGVLLLDRITLGDIMVPWRDVVCLDLKAPLEEVMSTIEKTNFSRYPVYKGDFHNVVGFIHVKDVLLSFYGKGAESVSLESLLRPPQFAPEFRTIRDQLAFFKKERSHMTVVVNEYGHVIGLVTLEDVLEEIVGDIADEHDAEAGKIIHLADGSVVVDGSILVRDLNRYLDMKLPEAMARTVAGLIISVLDRFPEVGEVVVIGDYHLQVVRKEGFRVRRVRIWEKHRSPFAAKRAKAPAAKE
- a CDS encoding TetR/AcrR family transcriptional regulator — its product is MFEQRTLSRRERERLIHRQEILDAALELFAQKGFYNVTMKEIAERAEFAVGTLYKFFQSKQHLYKSLILERTIHFHNTLINVLDEEMDDPLEQIEKFIMTKMGLLGKHIAIIRLYFTEIYRVNPTIKADLEAELTRMRREFRTKLSALMERAINAGLIRRSDPMHMAMALDGLMKGFVFGYLEESFGKDPSEIDYEKLEKLFAEDYAKTVREVFFKGALASTAA